The Collimonas fungivorans Ter331 genome has a segment encoding these proteins:
- a CDS encoding helix-turn-helix transcriptional regulator, translating into MYHPTTRVLAVLELLQTHGRMSGAEMASRLEVDSRTLRRYIVTLEEMGIPITTDRGCHGGYALIAGFKLPPMMFTDDEALALSIGLLAARSLGLAEAAPAVASAQAKLERIMPANLKRRVSAVDETVKLDLSQAVSPADNAALVALSAAAQNRQRVHLHYRSAGGDDSERDFDAYGLVYRSGRWYVAGMCHLRQDLRSFRLDRIRQVQLLEQSFIRPASFDALAHLAFSVATMPRAFAIEVLLKTDLKSARDHLFDAIGIFEQTADGVLVHNQSDDLDWFARQLARLPFAFEIRHPPQLRDAVRICAQRLLALAGN; encoded by the coding sequence ATGTACCACCCAACCACACGCGTGCTGGCAGTGCTGGAACTGCTGCAAACCCATGGCCGGATGAGCGGAGCCGAGATGGCGTCGCGCCTGGAGGTCGACAGCCGCACGCTGCGCCGCTACATCGTGACCCTGGAAGAAATGGGAATCCCGATCACAACCGATCGCGGATGCCACGGCGGTTATGCGCTGATCGCCGGCTTCAAGCTGCCGCCGATGATGTTTACCGACGACGAGGCGCTGGCCTTGTCGATCGGCTTGCTGGCGGCGCGCAGCCTGGGCCTGGCCGAAGCGGCGCCGGCCGTGGCGAGCGCCCAGGCCAAGCTGGAACGGATCATGCCGGCCAACCTGAAGCGCCGCGTCAGCGCCGTCGACGAGACAGTCAAGCTCGACCTGTCGCAAGCCGTCTCGCCGGCCGACAACGCTGCCTTGGTGGCGCTTAGCGCGGCGGCGCAAAACAGGCAGCGCGTGCATCTGCATTACCGCAGCGCCGGCGGCGACGACAGCGAGCGCGATTTCGACGCCTATGGCCTGGTGTATCGCAGCGGCCGCTGGTACGTGGCGGGCATGTGCCATCTGCGCCAGGACCTGCGCTCGTTCCGGCTGGACCGGATCCGCCAGGTGCAGCTGCTGGAACAAAGTTTTATCCGCCCGGCCAGTTTCGACGCCCTGGCCCACCTGGCGTTTTCGGTCGCCACCATGCCGCGCGCGTTTGCGATAGAGGTATTGCTCAAGACCGATCTCAAGTCGGCGCGCGACCATCTGTTCGACGCCATCGGCATCTTCGAGCAGACCGCCGATGGCGTGCTGGTCCATAACCAGTCGGACGATCTCGACTGGTTTGCCAGGCAATTGGCGCGGCTGCCGTTCGCATTCGAGATCCGCCATCCGCCGCAATTGCGCGACGCCGTCAGGATTTGTGCGCAAAGATTATTGGCGCTGGCGGGCAATTAG